In Aspergillus luchuensis IFO 4308 DNA, chromosome 1, nearly complete sequence, the following are encoded in one genomic region:
- a CDS encoding putative ubiquitin conjugating enzyme (UbcC) (COG:O;~EggNog:ENOG410PFTE;~InterPro:IPR016135,IPR023313,IPR000608;~PFAM:PF00179): MCPTANHTQVASRMLTDIPFQVDEQNLLHWTIGLIVLNPDSLYYGGYFKAIMKFPSNYPYSPPEFRFVRPLYHPNIYKDGKLCISILHAPGEDEMSGELASERWSPAQRVESVLISILSLLDDAEISSPANVDASVMLRKSPDEYKSIVKKHVEESKNDIPEGFVMPTHESTTSVSKPVEKDDSDFWAESDVDDDVFGGSDSDEDLDVYDDDEDQDSGSDEEEEDDHKAT, translated from the exons ATGTGTCCCACAGCAAACCACACTCAAGTCGCATCAAGAATGCTGACCGATATCCCTTTCCAGGTTGACGAGCAGAATCTCCTACACTGGACGATCGGGTTAATCGTTCTAAACCCGGATTCTTTATACTATGGCGGCTACTTCAAAGCGATCATGAAATTCCCGAGTAACTACCCTTACTCCCCACCAG AATTTCGTTTTGTCCGCCCCCTCTACCACCCGAACATCTACAAAGACGGCAAGCTCTGCATATCCATTCTCCACGCCCCAGGCGAGGATGAAATGTCCGGCGAATTAGCCTCAGAGCGATGGTCACCAGCCCAACGAGTCGAATCCGTGCTCATCTccattctctccctcctcgacgaCGCCGAGATCTCCTCCCCGGCCAACGTCGACGCCTCTGTCATGCTACGCAAGAGCCCCGACGAATACAAATCGATCGTGAAAAAGCACGTGGAGGAGTCGAAGAACGACATTCCCGAGGGATTCGTCATGCCCACCCACGAATCCACCACATCAGTCTCTAAACCCGTGGAGAAGGACGACTCCGACTTCTGGGCTGAGAGCGACGTGGACGACGACGTCTTCGGCGGTAGCGACTCCGACGAGGACCTTGATGTttatgacgacgacgaagatcaGGATTCCGgcagtgacgaagaagaagaagacgaccaCAAGGCTACTTGA
- the SUB8 gene encoding S8 family peptidase (COG:O;~EggNog:ENOG410PFG2;~InterPro:IPR023828,IPR000209,IPR034193,IPR010259, IPR022398,IPR015500,IPR036852,IPR037045;~MEROPS:MER0000356;~PFAM:PF00082,PF05922;~SECRETED:SignalP(1-16);~go_function: GO:0004252 - serine-type endopeptidase activity [Evidence IEA];~go_function: GO:0008236 - serine-type peptidase activity [Evidence IEA];~go_process: GO:0006508 - proteolysis [Evidence IEA]) — translation MKGILGLSLLPLLTAASPVFVDSIHNEAAPVLSATNAKEVPDSYIVVFKKHVTSELASAHHSWVQDIHDSQSERTELKKRSLFGLGDEAYLGLKNTFDIAGSLIGYSGHFHEDVIEQVRRHPDVDYIERDSEVHTMEGATEKNAPWGLARISHRDSLTFGNFNKYLYASEGGEGVDAYTIDTGINVDHVDFEGRATWGKTIPTNDEDLDGNGHGTHCSGTMAGKKYGVAKKANLYAVKVLRSSGSGTMSDVVSGVEYAVQAHIKKAKDAKNGKVKGFKGSVANMSLGGGKSKTLEDAVNAGVEAGLHFAVAAGNDNADACNYSPAAAEKAITVGASTLSDERAYFSNYGECTDIFAPGLNILSTWIGSNYATNIISGTSMASPHIAGLLAYFVSLQPSSDSAFAVEELTPAKLKKDIIAIATEGALTDIPSNTPNLLAWNGGGSENYTDIVGSGGYKVSSAKNRIEDRIEGLVHKAEELLTEELGAIYSEIQDAVVA, via the exons ATGAAGGGCATCCTCGGCCTTTCCCTCCTGCCGTTGCTGACGGCTGCGTCGCCCGTCTTCGTTGACTCCATCCATAATGAAGCTGCCCCCGTCTTGTCTGCCACCAACGCGAAGGAGGTTCCCGACTCCTACATCGTCGTTTTCAAGAAGCACGTCACTTCTGAGCTGGCTTCGGCTCACCACAGCTGGGTGCAGGACATCCATGACTCTCAGAGCGAGCGGACTGAGCTGAAGAAGCGGTCGCTCTTCGGCCTCGGTGACGAAGCCTACCTGGGTCTCAAGAACACCTTTGACATTGCTGGTTCTCTGATCGGTTACTCTGGTCACTTCCACGAAGATGTCATTGAGCAAGTCCGCAGACACCCCGAT GTCGACTACATCGAGCGGGACTCCGAAGTTCACACCATGGAAGGGGCCACCGAAAAGAACGCCCCCTGGGGTCTGGCTCGTATCTCTCACCGTGATAGCCTGACCTTCGGCAACTTCAACAAGTACCTCTATGCCtccgagggtggtgagggtgttgaCGCCTACACCATTGATACTGGTATCAACGTTGACCACGTTGACTTTGAGGGCCGTGCCACTTGGGGCAAGACAATCCCTACCAACGACGAAGATCTCGATGGCAATGGCCACGGAACTCACTGCTCCGGAACCATGGCTGGTAAGAAGTATGGTGTTGCCAAGAAGGCCAACCTCTATGCCGTCAAGGTCCTCCGGTCGAGCGGCTCTGGCACCATGTCCGATGTCGTTTCTGGTGTCGAGTATGCCGTCCAGGCTCacatcaagaaggccaaggatgcCAAGAACGGCAAGGTCAAGGGATTCAAGGGCAGCGTTGCCAACATGAGTCTCGGTGGTGGCAAGTCCAAGACCCTTGAGGATGCTGTTAATGCTGGTGTTGAGGCTGGTCTTCACTTCGCCGTTGCTGCGGGTAATGACAACGCTGATGCTTGCAACTactctcctgctgctgctgagaagGCCATCACTGTTGGTGCCTCGACTCTTTCTGATGAGCGTGCCTACTTCTCCAACTACGGAGAGTGCACTGACATCTTCGCTCCTGGTCTCAACATCCTGTCCACCTGGATTGGCAGCAACTACgccaccaacatcatctctGGCACTTCCATGGCCTCTCCTCACATTGCTGGCCTGCTTGCCTACTTTGTCTCCCTCCAGCCCTCCTCGGACTCTGCCTTCGCTGTCGAGGAGCTTACTCCTGCTaagctgaagaaggacaTCATCGCTATTGCCACTGAGGGCGCTCTTACTGACATtccctccaacacccccaac CTCCTTGCCTGGAACGGTGGTGGTTCCGAGAACTACACCGACATTGTTGGCAGCGGTGGCTACAAGGTCTCCTCTGCCAAGAACCGCATTGAGGACCGCATTGAGGGTTTGGTCCACAAGGCCGAAGAGCTGCTCACCGAGGAGCTTGGTGCCATCTACAGCGAGATTCAGGATGCCGTTGTCGCATAG
- a CDS encoding Beige/BEACH domain protein (COG:T,U;~EggNog:ENOG410PG0G;~InterPro:IPR023362,IPR036372,IPR013320,IPR036322, IPR015943,IPR000409,IPR019775,IPR001680,IPR017986;~PFAM:PF02138,PF00400,PF14844,PF13385;~go_function: GO:0005515 - protein binding [Evidence IEA]), translating to MNQPTSLRSPSPSSSIDQPAVELTPVVEKLKVICGEHDIDPSLAATATECLLRLRHTFIDSDHPREAKEDFRHLHGFQTLLDLLQKVTECYTPDRLEKEERKCLLALFKDTLAVLAEALRDHHGNKRYFAARVPGGGSAALEEALALLAQKVDCVQGDIEQFYGGILAAILCQETVASIFTTLDSRIRSAPVLLPSDLKAEVDRCVGTSETIEVSDILGPFIRVWLSRTSSSSSEHRLLRLAVPACLCQLALHSQRNITIMHATGVLSWILPLLVSDERLEQEKLLYRELARLLCTQGISNLEDAVFLYQKAHSCPKVSRLLVDVLKASKEPASIQFDLSLHGYCSLEFSTLGRSFPPATSSGYTLSVWARFDQFDSNTHTTIFGAFDPSQTCFLLAYLEKDTRNFILQTSIRGSRPSVRFKSIVFEPGRWYHICVVHKKPRPPSYSRASLFIDGEFVEQLKIEYPCMPAAIAPNRSARVQAFFGTPQDLAMRLGKDVSMSRWSLASAILFEEAYSDDMVAVFYNLGPRYHGNFQDCLGSFQTYKASAALNLRNEHLHPGKEEQSDIVVAIRRKASTLIREASILLNVSPLAVLDDDDSNTVDESRLIKCLSKQAAKNLHQLTKSGGNAIVVNGATPAINDALTQAHGIGVLTGDPVVAVPRSLDDAGWRIGGCAAVHLSLLHAADTGESTLLAVEALYEAVQDNWRNSEAMEKDNGYGILAVLLREKLGLPSGVAPTTSKTPSVCASYEERSALALALLRLTLKFVGYDFDQPNRSIITNPLAYRVLLVDLEVWRAGEAALLELYYSQFCIFASESKFRRFNAKRLARMRVNKKLLEALKVEECTPEALRLYTAAFGSLMESSLSADLLRSLSLFITYALHKPKESSKLQKKKSMRFNAGMRQRATSDAKAKYVSSTVIATEMLRMYCSLLCNAHDLGPIKKFAKAVTNKWLLYLLCEDEPEIVILATKIIARLLVTHGGNYDKKFTEKTGGYIIMRHCLRRWWKIPAVWSSCFAILFGLDVGKMIVDRPFSQNGLSDAFLSGGHLHITFPEIFPVIAEMMQSALKKTVLTNDSSRSDAQGLAHLVASGQSTKQTMFSHTAAATVAEEQLLFNTVTDFFATLHVKSQSFREFTTQPEYIQHLFYVLFPVVVGCDATSTDAELNPRAASLDFGDQNLVLRPHSRGAASLRTTTVEQPGARDDAAGALGRGSSFVLVSSDRGTSLPSSARIIHAYHPRKIEDVGNPEHPFVISILSLALSAFSEQLLERKDFSGLGLYLKTPPGLLEHRAHFNSWVLKNFLLTLQEVIFSKVQLLAEPRVLTNLGRFMTHLGEAVFEGWFVDGAAATLEFAGAILEYLQRPDVSCLKSIRLCSQAVSTIRSTVFRVVLLRLSEVEGTEALSFLSRLSYWQVILLSGDAQSNHLQLLCYLLYIKLDDGDENVRLAAAGLFRILLVQKPADMATILSQASVTLQKRLSAGFEALMGMDDAAFLRWFNDREEDLHSLFFGVISKHWEDFVHEENSKIENSSRNRISKRQEKLKQWKHIDSFGDEVTRKHLVTFPHWASNISGSEFLKFQRALQDHQDDAVFMWTTFSKLTLDLRRFGGLLAEDKERKWRLDQTEGRSRMRLRIVPDETDERQNYQPKRKASEPPAIKIDTDVRPSSSAGTLGLTPTVANNEAGEGTSQGISPDSRSMLEDSFEMIEDPKADLEDYEDKNRKVMRSLHRGDQVEGVCNMSRIIGLEAFEGLLIQGKDHIYILDNFFQRSDGEIVNVWQAPSDERDPYVRMIAGRESSERKAQEHETRSWKWSDLISISKRRFLFRDVALEIFFTDGSSYLLTLISSRARDILCSQLATKAPQVTGSVGHARPEDVWRFETLRSQDDAPQSLGSKFASVFGHSPLYPATRKWVKGEISNFHYLMLINTLAGRTFNDLTQYPVFPWVLADYTSDELDLNDPKTFRDLSKPMGCQTPEREAEFRERYKAFAEMGDDDAPPFHYGTHYSSAMIVSSYLIRLQPFVKSYLLLQGGTFDHADRLFYSVGKAWESASRGNMSDVRELIPEFFYLPEFLVNSNKYDFGLLQNMTTVIDSVELPPWAKGDPMIFIAKHREALESPYVTQNLHHWIDLVFGSKQKGDAAIEAVNVFHHLSYQGAKDIDSIDDPVERLATIGIIHNFGQTPHQIFNRPHLQREDPGHRTPRLDRLAESLTQQPLALLDIGERVATFAMKQDRLLCAAALRLNIPPSYDKYMEWGFFDGSVRFYSADSRRLLGHFEHLHIGQLSCAIFADSRTLVTAGADCTVSIWTFTSSIKSVDLQPTGSLFGHRSPVTTLAVSRSFSTLLSASTDGQIMLWDLNRQCFVRELPGSGPVDCARINDVTGEIMICRRDRVSLYTLNGSLLLEQILCDSVDDSIMTCVFYEGVNNEWQERELLFTGHRRGVVNIWSKIIHHGRFELELIRQLHHVDSHRDNGANISAGISCIMAQPHVVYTGDELGRVYEWSCVQRR from the exons ATGAACCAGCCCACCTCCCTTCGCTCGCCGTCCCCTTCTTCGTCGATCGACCAGCCCGCCGTTGAACTGACCCCCGTTgttgagaagctcaaggtcaTCTGCGGCGAACATGACATCGACCCCTCACTAGCTGCGACAGCAACCGAGTGCTTACTCCGACTTCGTCATACCTTTATCGACAGTGACCATCCTCGCGAAGCGAAAGAGGACTTTCGACACCTACATGGCTTTCAGACGCTGCTGGATCTGCTTCAGAAAGTCACAGAATGCTATACCCCGGATCGattagagaaggaagagagaaaatgtCTCCTGGCCCTTTTTAAGGATACATTGGCGGTTCTGGCAGAGGCGTTAAGGGATCATCATGGGAATAAGAGATATTTTGCGGCTCGGGTACCCGGAGGAGGGAGTGCGGCTCTAGAGGAAGCTCTTGCACTTCTAGCTCAAAAGGTGGACTGCGTGCAGGGAGACATAGAACAATTCTATGGTGGGATCTTAGCAGCGATCCTTTGCCAGGAAACCGTCGCCAGTATATTCACAACGTTGGACTCCAGAATTCGATCGGCTCCAGTGCTACTTCCCAGTGACCTCAAGGCGGAGGTTGATCGATGCGTAGGAACGTCAGAGACCATCGAAGTATCGGATATCTTGGGTCCCTTCATTCGAGTATGGTTGTCCCggacttcatcttcatcgtcagaaCACCGTCTCCTTCGGTTAGCTGTACCGGCATGTCTTTGTCAACTTGCCCTGCATTCCCAGAGAAACATCACCATAATGCATGCTACAGGTGTGTTATCGTGGATCCTTCCACTCCTGGTCAGCGATGAGCGTCTGGAACAGGAAAAGCTATTATACCGGGAGCTCGCGCGGCTGCTTTGTACACAGGGGATAAGCAATCTGGAGGACGCAGTTTTCCTCTACCAAAAAGCCCACAGTTGCCCAAAGGTCTCGCGCTTGCTGGTTGATGTTCTGAAGGCCTCTAAAGAACCCGCATCCATACAATTCGATCTCTCCCTGCATGGGTACTGTTCCTTGGAGTTTTCTACTCTGGGGCGCTCGTTCCCCCCCGCAACTTCCTCTGGGTACACACTTTCAGTATGGGCGCGCTTCGACCAATTTGATTCGAACACACATACCACGATATTTGGGGCTTTTGACCCTAGTCAGACATGTTTCCTACTTGCATATCTTGAGAAAGATACCCGGAACTTCATATTGCAGACCTCGATACGAGGGTCGCGACCCAGTGTCCGATTTAAATCCATCGTTTTCGAACCTGGTCGATGGTATCATATCTGTGTTGTCCACAAGAAGCCCAGACCGCCGTCGTATTCCCGCGCCTCTTTGTTCATAGATGGCGAGTTTGTCGAGCAGCTGAAGATAGAATATCCGTGTATGCCTGCTGCAATTGCTCCCAACCGATCTGCTAGGGTCCAGGCATTTTTTGGCACCCCTCAGGACCTGGCTATGAGGCTGGGGAAGGATGTGTCCATGTCTCGATGGTCACTGGCCAGTGCAATTCTTTTCGAGGAAGCTTATAGCGATGACATGGTTGCCGTCTTTTACAACCTTGGACCCCGCTATCATGGAAACTTTCAAGACTGCCTTGGCTCTTTCCAGACATACAAGGCTTCCGCGGCTCTGAACTTGCGCAATGAACATTTACACCCCGGTAAAGAAGAGCAGTCGGATATCGTTGTTGCTATCCGGCGGAAAGCAAGTACCCTTATCCGCGAGGCTTCCATATTGCTGAACGTTTCGCCTCTCGCGGTGctagacgacgacgacagtAATACCGTGGACGAGTCCCGGCTGATCAAGTGCTTATCAAAGCAAGCCGCTAAGAATCTACATCAACTAACCAAGTCCGGAGGAAATGCGATAGTAGTTAATGGAGCTACACCTGCTATCAATGACGCACTGACTCAGGCACACGGCATTGGGGTCTTGACAGGTGACCCAGTAGTTGCGGTACCACGCTCTCTGGATGATGCAGGTTGGCGTATTGGGGGGTGTGCGGCTGTGCATCTGAGCTTGCTCCATGCAGCGGACACTGGGGAGTCGACCTTGCTAGCGGTCGAGGCACTGTACGAGGCAGTGCAAGACAACTGGAGGAATAGCGAGGCAATGGAAAAGGATAATGGATACGGAATCCTTGCGGTTTTGTTGCGCGAAAAGCTTGGTTTGCCGTCGGGAGTTGCTCCCACAACGTCGAAGACGCCGAGCGTTTGTGCCAGCTACGAGGAACGGTCTGCATTAGCTCTGGCACTTCTCCGCTTGACGTTGAAATTTGTTGGGTACGACTTTGACCAGCCTAACCGCTCCATTATTACAAATCCGTTGGCGTACAGGGTCCTACTCGTCGACCTAGAAGTATGGAGAGCTGGTGAGGCAGCTCTCCTCGAGTTGTATTACTCTCAGTTTTGTATATTTGCCAGTGAAAGTAAATTTCGTCGGTTCAATGCAAAGCGACTTGCTCGCATGC GCGTCAACAAGAAGTTACTCGAGGCCCTCAAGGTGGAGGAGTGTACCCCCGAAGCCTTGCGTCTTTACACTGCCGCTTTTGGATCCCTCATGGAGAGCAGCCTGTCGGCGGATTTGCTTCGATCATTATCTCTCTTTATTACCTACGCTCTCCATAAGCCGAAGGAGTCAAGTAAGctacagaagaagaagagcatgagATTTAACGCAGGCATGCGGCAGCGAGCGACTTCTGACGCGAAAGCTAAGTACGTGTCGAGCACTGTGATTGCCACGGAAATGCTTCGGATGTATTGTTCGTTACTTTGCAATGCACATGATCTTGGCCCCATAAAGAAGTTCGCCAAGGCTGTGACTAACAAG TGGCTTCTATATCTATTGTGTGAAGACGAACCGGAGATTGTAATTCTGGCGACAAAAATCATAGCTCGTTTGTTGGTCACTCATGGCGGCAACTATGACAAGAAGTTCACGGAGAAAACAGGGGGCTATATTATCATGCGGCATTGCTTGCGAAGATGGTGGAAAATACCGGCCGTATGGTCCAGCTGCTTTGCCATATTGTTTGGCCTAGACGTCGGTAAAATGATCGTTGACAGGCCCTTCAGTCAAAATGGACTTTCGGATGCCTTCCTATCCGGCGGTCACTTGCATATAACATTCCCTGAGATTTTCCCAGTCATCGCTGAGATGATGCAGAGTGCCCTGAAGAAGACGGTCTTGACTAACGATAGCTCGCGGTCCGACGCTCAGGGCCTTGCGCATCTGGTTGCTAGTGGCCAATCGACCAAGCAAACCATGTTCTCTCACACGGCCGCAGCAACGGTGGCCGAAGAGCAATTGCTTTTCAATACAGTCACTGACTTCTTTGCTACCCTGCATGTGAAGTCTCAAAGTTTTCGCGAGTTCACCACGCAGCCAGAGTACATTCAACATCTGTTCTACGTGCTATTTCCGGTGGTAGTTGGCTGCGACGCAACGAGCACGGATGCTGAATTAAACCCTCGTGCGGCTAGTCTTGATTTTGGAGATCAGAATCTGGTCCTCCGCCCGCATTCGAGAGGAGCCGCTTCTCTGCGAACAACCACCGTGGAGCAACCTGGAGCGCgcgatgatgctgctggggcACTTGGCCGCGGTTCCTCTTTTGTGCTTGTCTCATCTGATCGGGGAACCTCTCTACCATCATCCGCGCGCATTATTCACGCGTATCATCCGAGAAAGATCGAGGATGTGGGGAATCCCGAACACCCCTTTGTCATCAGCATACTCAGTTTGGCTCTTTCCGCCTTCTCGGAGCAGTTATTGGAACGGAAGGACTTTTCTGGTCTTGGTCTCTACCTGAAAACGCCACCGGGACTGCTCGAACACCGGGCACACTTCAACTCGTGGGTGTTGAAGAATTTCCTTTTGACTTTGCAAGAGGTCATCTTTTCCAAAGTCCAGCTGCTTGCAGAACCACGCGTGCTCACCAATTTGGGACGATTCATGACACACCTTGGGGAGGCTGTTTTTGAGGGTTGGTTTGTTGACGGGGCGGCTGCAACTCTTGAATTCGCAGGGGCAATCCTCGAGTATCTGCAACGGCCTGATGTCTCTTGTCTCAAGAGTATAAGGCTCTGCAGTCAAGCTGTGTCCACAATTCGGTCGACTGTATTCCGCGTCGTCTTGCTTCGGCTATCGGAAGTCGAAGGCACGGAAGCTCTTTCGTTTCTGAGCCGCCTGTCCTACTGGCAGGTGATTCTCCTTTCTGGTGACGCTCAGTCAAATCACCTGCAGCTGCTATGTTACCTCTTGTACATCAAGCTAGACGATGGAGACGAGAATGTGCGCCTGGCTGCAGCAGGGCTCTTTCGAATCCTGCTAGTACAGAAACCTGCCGACATGGCTACCATACTTAGTCAAGCGTCAGTAACCCTACAAAAGCGGCTGTCTGCTGGATTTGAAGCTCTAATGGGTATGGATGATGCGGCTTTCTTACGGTGGTTTAACGATCGAGAAGAGGACCTACACTCTTTATTCTTTGGTGTCATATCCAAGCATTGGGAGGATTTCGTCCACGAAGAGAATTCTAAGATCGAGAATTCGTCGCGTAACCGAATTTCTAAACGccaggagaagctgaagcaaTGGAAGCACATAGATAGCTTCGGTGACGAAGTGACACGCAAGCACCTCGTAACGTTTCCCCACTGGGCATCGAACATATCAGGATCGGAGTTTCTGAAGTTCCAAAGAGCGCTCCAGGACCACCAAGATGATGCTGTCTTCATGTGGACAACCTTTTCAAAACTTACATTGGATCTACGACGGTTCGGCGGTCTGCTGGCCGAGGATAAGGAGCGAAAGTGGCGCTTGGATCAAACAGAAGGACGGAGCCGTATGCGCCTTCGCATAGTACCCGATGAAACTGATGAGAGGCAAAACTACCAGCCGAAACGGAAGGCATCTGAGCCTCCTGCGATCAAAATTGACACGGACGTTCGACCTTCATCCAGTGCTGGTACACTTGGGTTGACTCCCACGGTCGCAAATAACGAGGCTGGAGAGGGTACTTCGCAGGGCATTTCGCCAGATAGCCGGAGTATGCTTGAGGACAGCTTCGAAATGATTGAAGATCCGAAGGCTGATCTTGAAGATTACGAGGACAAGAATCGCAAAGTCATGCGGAGTCTCCATCGTGGCGATCAGGTTGAGGGTGTGTGCAACATGTCTCGTATCATTGGGTTGGAGGCATTTGAGGGGCTTTTGATTCAGGGAAAAGATCATATCTACATTCTGGATAACTTCTTCCAGAGATCTGACGGCGAGATCGTAAATGTATGGCAAGCTCCGTCAGACGAACGCGACCCTTACGTTCGCATGATTGCCGGCCGAGAATCTAGTGAGCGCAAAGCACAGGAACATGAAACAAGGAGCTGGAAATGGTCTGATCTGATCAGTATCTCCAAGAGGCGCTTTCTGTTCCGCGATGTGGCGTTGGAGATCTTTTTCACCGATGGGAGTAGCTATTTGCTAACACTCATCTCGTCGCGAGCCCGAGATATTCTATGCAGTCAGCTCGCGACGAAAGCTCCCCAAGTGACCGGCAGTGTTGGCCACGCGCGTCCGGAGGATGTCTGGAGGTTTGAAACCCTTCGCAGTCAAGACGACGCACCGCAATCTCTCGGGTCGAAGTTTGCCAGCGTTTTCGGCCACTCTCCGCTCTATCCAGCTACGCGCAAATGGGTCAAGGGTGAAATCTCCAACTTCCACTACCTCATGCTGATCAACACACTTGCGGGGAGGACGTTCAACGACCTGACACAGTATCCCGTGTTTCCATGGGTGCTTGCCGACTATACCAGTGACGAACTGGATTTGAACGATCCTAAGACGTTCCGTGACTTGTCCAAGCCCATGGGGTGCCAAACGCCAGAGCGAGAGGCAGAGTTTAGAGAACGTTATAAGGCTTTCGCCGAGATGGGTGACGATGACGCTCCTCCATTCCACTACGGGACGCACTATTCTTCTGCGATGATCGTGAGCTCATACCTGATCCGACTGCAACCTTTTGTCAAATCctaccttctccttcagggaGGTACGTTTGATCATGCCGACCGCCTCTTCTACTCGGTTGGAAAAGCGTGGGAATCTGCGTCACGCGGCAATATGTCGGACGTACGGGAGTTGATACCCGAGTTCTTTTACCTCCCTGAATTTTTGGTGAATTCGAATAAGTACGATTTCGGGCTCTTGCAGAACATGACGACTGTGATTGACTCGGTGGAGTTACCACCCTGGGCCAAAGGCGATCCCATGATCTTCATTGCTAAACACCGGGAGGCACTCGAGAGTCCATACGTGACCCAGAACTTACACCATTGGATCGACTTGGTATTTGGAAGTAAGCAAAAGGGAGATGCCGCAATCGAGGCAGTGAATGTCTTCCACCATCTGTCCTACCAAGGTGCCAAGGACATCGACTCTATCGATGACCCCGTGGAACGCCTTGCCACGATCGGTATCATTCACAACTTCGGGCAGACACCGCATCAAATCTTCAATCGGCCTCACTTGCAACGCGAAGACCCCGGACATCGAACGCCCCGACTGGATCGGCTTGCCGAATCGCTGACACAACAGccccttgcgcttcttg ATATTGGCGAACGAGTGGCCACCTTCGCGATGAAACAAGACCGTCTGCTGTGTGCCGCTGCCTTGCGACTCAACATCCCCCCTAGCTACGACAAGTATATGGAGTGGGGATTCTTTGACGGCAGTGTCAGATTCTACTCTGCGGATAGCCGACGG CTACTGGGTCACTTTGAGCATCTTCATATCGGCCAACTGTCCTGTGCGATTTTTGCAGATTCTCGAACGTTGGTAACCGCCGGCGCCGACTGTACGGTGTCGATTTGGACCTTCACCTCATCCATCAAGTCGGTTGATCTACAGCCCACGGGGTCACTATTTGGACACCGATCCCCGGTGACTACGCTTGCGGTGTCACGGTCATTCAGTACGCTTCTGTCGGCATCCACGGACGGGCAGATTATGCTTTGGGATCTCAATCGGCAGTGTTTTGTACGGGAACTGCCAGGCAGCGGGCCTGTCGAT TGTGCTCGGATCAACGATGTGACGGGAGAGATCATGATTTGTCGACGCGACCGAGTCAGCCTTTACACGCTCAACGGGTCACTGCTCCTGGAACAGATCCTGTGCGATTCAGTGGACGACTCGATTATGACGTGTGTCTTCTACGAAGGGGTGAACAATGAGTGGCAGGAGCGCGAGCTGCTGTTCACTGGCCACCGAAGAGGCGTCGTCAAT ATTTGGAGCAAGATAATTCATCATGGACGATTCGAGTTGGAATTGATCCGGCAACTGCATCATGTGGACAGTCACCGCGACAATGGCGCCAACATCTCGGCGGGCATTAGCTGCATTATGGCCCAGCCGCACGTGGTATACACTGGCGATGAACTGGGACGAGTG TACGAATGGAGCTGTGTCCAGCGCCGGTGA